A stretch of Pseudomonas taetrolens DNA encodes these proteins:
- the codB gene encoding cytosine permease produces MSSPGDFPLSEAPRSARKGLLSISMVLFSFTFFTGTMFAGGKLGMAFNFIDMLWIAAIGNSLLALYAAALALIAARSGLNTVLMGRFCFGEAGSRLSDFLLGFAELGWYAWGTATVAIVLVKILGLAEGFTLPLMVLFGLGFSITAIIGYKGLDVLSRVSVPLMCALLVISMYIATQHVGGFKGLAAVIPNETMSVSAAITMVFGTFASGATQATNWTRLSRTGRIAVIASVVSFLLGNGLMIVAGAWCAMVYQQADIVEVMMLQGLSFAAVVMLCLNLWTIQGPTIYNVAASACHLVRSERRRTMTLIAAAIGVVLAMGGMYELLIPFLVLLGSIIPPIGGVIMADFWYRHRGQYPALASVTLPRYNLLGLTAYALGALLAYCSAWVAPLVGIVASAVSYIVLLEISRRFQLPRAQEEL; encoded by the coding sequence ATGAGTTCACCCGGCGACTTTCCTTTGAGCGAAGCCCCGCGTTCAGCACGCAAAGGGCTGCTGTCAATTTCGATGGTGTTGTTCAGCTTCACCTTCTTTACCGGAACCATGTTCGCCGGCGGCAAGCTGGGCATGGCGTTCAATTTCATCGACATGCTGTGGATCGCCGCCATCGGTAATAGCCTGTTGGCGCTCTATGCCGCTGCTCTGGCGTTGATCGCCGCCCGCAGCGGCCTGAATACGGTACTGATGGGCCGCTTCTGCTTTGGCGAGGCCGGAAGTCGGCTTTCGGACTTTTTGCTCGGTTTCGCCGAACTGGGCTGGTACGCCTGGGGCACTGCGACGGTTGCGATCGTACTGGTGAAAATACTGGGACTGGCCGAGGGCTTCACCTTGCCGCTGATGGTCCTGTTCGGCCTGGGCTTCAGTATCACTGCGATCATCGGCTACAAGGGGCTGGATGTTTTGTCGCGGGTGTCAGTGCCGTTGATGTGTGCTCTGCTGGTCATCTCCATGTACATCGCCACTCAACATGTCGGCGGCTTCAAAGGGCTCGCGGCGGTGATCCCGAATGAAACCATGAGTGTCTCTGCCGCTATCACCATGGTCTTCGGCACCTTCGCCAGCGGTGCGACCCAGGCCACCAACTGGACGCGACTGTCGCGCACCGGGCGCATTGCGGTCATCGCCAGCGTGGTCAGTTTCTTGCTCGGAAATGGTTTGATGATCGTTGCCGGTGCCTGGTGCGCCATGGTGTATCAACAAGCCGACATCGTTGAAGTGATGATGCTGCAAGGCTTGTCCTTCGCCGCCGTGGTCATGCTGTGCCTCAACCTGTGGACGATCCAGGGCCCGACGATCTACAACGTCGCGGCATCGGCTTGCCACCTGGTGCGCAGCGAACGCCGTCGCACGATGACCTTGATCGCCGCCGCCATCGGAGTGGTACTGGCCATGGGCGGCATGTACGAACTGCTGATCCCGTTCCTGGTATTGCTCGGCTCCATCATTCCACCGATTGGCGGTGTCATCATGGCTGACTTCTGGTATCGCCATCGCGGTCAATACCCGGCGCTGGCCAGTGTTACGCTGCCGCGCTACAACTTGCTGGGCTTGACCGCTTATGCGCTGGGTGCGCTGCTGGCGTATTGCTCGGCATGGGTCGCGCCGCTGGTCGGGATCGTCGCTTCCGCCGTGAGCTACATCGTGCTCCTGGAAATCAGCCGCCGCTTTCAGTTACCCCGAGCTCAGGAGGAGCTTTGA
- the cheR gene encoding protein-glutamate O-methyltransferase CheR translates to MSTANLDFEQFRVFLEKACGILLGENKQYLVSSRLNKMMEQQGIKSLGELIQRIQSQPRSGLREQVVDAMTTNETLWFRDTYPFEVLKNKVLPELIKASPGQRLRIWSAACSSGQEPFSLSMTIDEFERSNLGQLRAGVQIMATDLSASMLSTCKTGEYDNLAIGRGLSQERLQRYFDPKGPGRWVLKAPIKNRVEFRSFNLLDSYAGFGKFDVVFCRNVLIYFSAEVKKDILLRIHSTLKPGGYLFLGASEALNGLPDHYQMIQCSPGIIYQAK, encoded by the coding sequence TTGTCGACGGCTAATTTGGATTTTGAACAGTTCCGGGTTTTCCTGGAAAAAGCCTGTGGCATTTTGCTGGGTGAAAACAAACAGTACCTGGTCTCCAGCCGTCTCAACAAGATGATGGAGCAGCAAGGTATCAAGTCGCTGGGCGAGCTGATTCAGCGGATTCAGAGCCAGCCGCGCAGCGGGCTGCGCGAGCAGGTGGTCGATGCCATGACCACCAACGAAACCCTGTGGTTTCGGGATACCTATCCCTTCGAAGTGCTAAAGAACAAAGTCCTGCCCGAGCTGATCAAGGCTAGCCCGGGTCAACGCTTGCGCATCTGGTCGGCGGCGTGTTCGTCTGGCCAGGAACCGTTTTCACTGTCGATGACCATCGACGAGTTCGAGCGCAGCAATCTGGGGCAGTTGCGGGCGGGGGTGCAAATCATGGCCACCGACCTGTCGGCCTCGATGCTCTCGACGTGCAAAACCGGTGAGTACGACAACCTGGCGATTGGCCGCGGTTTGTCCCAGGAGCGTTTGCAGCGTTATTTCGACCCCAAGGGTCCTGGGCGCTGGGTGCTCAAGGCGCCGATCAAAAACCGTGTCGAGTTTCGCTCTTTCAACTTGCTGGACAGCTACGCCGGCTTTGGCAAATTTGACGTGGTGTTCTGCCGCAACGTCCTGATCTACTTCTCGGCCGAGGTCAAAAAAGACATCCTGCTGCGTATTCACAGCACCCTGAAACCGGGGGGATATCTGTTTTTGGGTGCCTCAGAAGCGCTCAACGGCTTGCCCGATCATTACCAGATGATCCAGTGCAGCCCGGGGATTATTTACCAGGCCAAGTAA
- the codA gene encoding cytosine deaminase codes for MNIINATLRKTPGLHTVTCEGERISAITLQSGTVLARAGDIDARGQLLIAPLVEPHIHLDAALTAGQPEWNLSGTLFEGIERWAQRKETITHEDTKQRAHTTLRMLAEHGIQHVRTHVDVTDPTLGALKALLEVREETRHLIDLQIVAFPQEGIESYAGGRELMTRAVELGADVVGGIPHFENTREQGVSSIKFLMDLAERTGCLVDVHCDETDDPNSRFLEVLAEEARGRGMGSRVTASHTTAMGSYDNAYCFKLFRLLKASGINFVSCPTESIHLQGRFDSYPKRRGVTRVAELDRAGMNVCFGQDSIKDPWYPLGNGNILRVLDAGLHICHMMGFDDLARSLDLVTDNSARTLNLGERYGIAVGRPANLLVLDAESDYEAVRRQAKARVSIRGGKVLMTRIPEQVEFNG; via the coding sequence ATGAACATCATCAATGCCACCTTGCGTAAAACCCCAGGCCTGCACACCGTCACCTGCGAAGGTGAGCGCATCAGTGCCATCACCTTGCAATCGGGTACGGTGCTCGCCCGGGCGGGTGATATCGATGCCCGCGGGCAACTGCTGATCGCCCCTCTGGTTGAGCCTCATATCCACCTGGATGCGGCCCTGACCGCAGGTCAGCCCGAGTGGAATTTGAGCGGCACGTTGTTCGAAGGTATCGAGCGCTGGGCCCAGCGCAAGGAAACCATCACCCACGAAGACACCAAGCAACGTGCCCACACCACTCTCCGGATGCTGGCCGAACACGGCATCCAGCACGTACGCACCCATGTCGACGTGACCGATCCTACGCTGGGGGCGCTCAAGGCTTTGCTTGAAGTCCGCGAAGAAACACGCCACCTGATCGATCTGCAAATTGTCGCCTTCCCCCAGGAAGGTATTGAGTCGTATGCCGGTGGGCGCGAGTTGATGACCCGTGCGGTCGAACTGGGGGCCGATGTGGTTGGCGGTATTCCTCACTTTGAAAACACCCGCGAACAGGGAGTCAGCTCCATCAAGTTCCTGATGGACCTCGCCGAGCGTACCGGCTGCCTGGTAGACGTGCACTGCGACGAAACCGACGACCCTAATTCCCGCTTTCTTGAAGTACTGGCCGAAGAAGCACGGGGGCGCGGCATGGGCAGCCGGGTAACTGCCAGCCACACCACGGCCATGGGCTCTTACGACAATGCCTACTGTTTCAAACTGTTCCGCCTGCTCAAGGCATCGGGGATCAACTTCGTGTCGTGCCCGACCGAAAGCATTCACTTGCAAGGCCGTTTCGACAGCTACCCCAAACGCCGGGGCGTCACTCGTGTCGCCGAACTGGATCGTGCCGGAATGAACGTCTGCTTTGGCCAGGACTCGATCAAGGACCCGTGGTATCCACTGGGCAACGGCAACATTCTGCGGGTGCTGGATGCCGGATTGCACATCTGCCACATGATGGGGTTTGACGACCTGGCACGTAGCCTGGACCTGGTCACGGACAACAGCGCGCGAACCCTCAACCTCGGAGAGCGCTACGGCATTGCCGTGGGTCGCCCGGCGAATCTGCTGGTGCTGGACGCAGAGAGCGACTACGAAGCGGTACGCCGCCAGGCCAAGGCACGGGTGTCGATCCGCGGGGGCAAGGTGTTGATGACGCGCATACCGGAACAGGTTGAATTCAATGGCTGA
- the flgM gene encoding flagellar biosynthesis anti-sigma factor FlgM: MVIDFSRLNSAPPLTGSTRSSNHQEAGSATQAAPAPSPEQASAPSGESVRLSPEAQQLQKIGDALREQPAVDSSRVAELKQAIADGSYKVDSQRVAGKLLEMEAQR; this comes from the coding sequence ATGGTCATCGACTTCAGTCGTCTTAACAGCGCACCGCCTTTAACCGGCAGTACGCGCAGCAGCAACCATCAGGAAGCAGGCAGCGCCACGCAAGCGGCCCCTGCACCCAGCCCTGAGCAAGCCAGCGCTCCGAGCGGGGAATCGGTTCGACTGAGCCCCGAAGCTCAACAGTTGCAGAAAATCGGCGACGCGTTGCGTGAACAACCGGCAGTCGACAGCAGTCGTGTGGCCGAACTGAAACAAGCCATCGCCGATGGCAGCTATAAAGTCGACAGCCAACGGGTCGCCGGCAAACTGCTTGAAATGGAAGCCCAGCGCTAG
- a CDS encoding PucR family transcriptional regulator, which translates to MSLTIEEILALPGLQGMSLRAGARNLQRNVRWSYVAENEGIAEWVMGGELVFVTGINHPRDEANLMRLVADGNASGIAGLVILTGGTFIQRIPDTVVALAEQCGLPLIEQPYLLKMVIVTHLIGTALVQMAQVKRSRHDILAQLLSGDYPSLATARQRAAHLQLPLDGPRHLVALRLSAVGTLFVNHAPEEAERVLQHTRQAVQDHLDIWNRGLHDALPVIVQGDLFILLLAERQAIRAELSILYQGLQAVTGDMPLFMGLATKVEDCANYRQALNEARQALEVAESLRPDTGLCDFSELGVLRLLQAIGDRSVIDRFVRQTLGRMIESRRKHPNSLIETLDALLQENGNALKTAQRLNVHRNTINQRIQRIEHHSGQSLDDPLFRMNASVALLVWRMTEAQRQDRT; encoded by the coding sequence TTGAGCCTGACTATCGAAGAAATTCTCGCCCTGCCCGGCTTGCAGGGCATGTCCCTGCGCGCCGGCGCCCGTAACCTGCAGCGTAATGTGCGCTGGTCGTACGTTGCAGAGAACGAAGGTATCGCCGAATGGGTCATGGGCGGCGAACTGGTATTCGTCACCGGGATCAATCACCCCCGGGATGAGGCTAACCTGATGCGCCTGGTGGCCGATGGCAATGCCAGCGGAATCGCCGGGCTGGTGATCCTGACCGGGGGCACATTCATCCAGCGCATCCCCGACACGGTGGTGGCCCTGGCCGAGCAGTGCGGCTTGCCGTTGATCGAACAACCGTACCTGCTGAAGATGGTTATCGTCACCCACCTGATCGGCACCGCGCTGGTGCAAATGGCCCAGGTCAAACGTTCACGCCATGACATCCTGGCTCAGTTGCTCAGCGGCGATTACCCGAGCCTGGCCACCGCCCGGCAGCGGGCAGCTCATTTGCAGTTGCCCCTCGACGGCCCGCGGCACCTGGTAGCGCTGCGCCTGTCAGCGGTCGGCACGCTGTTCGTCAACCATGCACCAGAAGAAGCTGAGCGCGTGTTGCAACACACTCGTCAAGCCGTGCAGGACCATCTCGACATCTGGAACCGTGGTCTGCACGATGCGCTACCAGTCATCGTGCAAGGCGACCTGTTCATCCTGTTGCTGGCAGAACGCCAAGCCATTCGCGCAGAACTGTCGATTCTTTATCAAGGGCTGCAAGCCGTCACCGGAGACATGCCGCTGTTTATGGGGCTAGCAACCAAGGTCGAGGACTGCGCGAATTACCGCCAGGCATTGAACGAGGCTCGTCAGGCGCTGGAGGTCGCGGAAAGTCTACGCCCGGACACCGGGTTGTGCGATTTCAGCGAGTTGGGGGTCCTGCGCCTGTTACAGGCCATTGGCGACCGCTCCGTGATCGATAGGTTCGTCAGGCAGACCCTTGGCCGGATGATCGAATCCCGGCGCAAGCACCCCAACAGCCTGATCGAAACCCTTGACGCGCTGCTTCAGGAAAACGGCAATGCCCTCAAGACCGCCCAGCGTCTGAACGTACATCGCAATACCATCAACCAACGGATACAACGCATCGAGCACCACAGCGGGCAATCGCTCGACGATCCCCTTTTTCGCATGAACGCTTCGGTTGCCCTCCTCGTGTGGCGCATGACTGAAGCCCAACGACAGGACCGAACATGA
- the flgB gene encoding flagellar basal body rod protein FlgB translates to MSISFDKALGIHEQALGFRAQRAEVLANNIANADTPNYKARDLDFASVLAAQNDKNQNGSFALNKTNTRHIEAQGLSGSDESLLYRTPMQPSIDQNTVDAQLEQSSYAENAVNFQASFTLLNSKFKGLMSALRGE, encoded by the coding sequence ATGAGCATCAGCTTCGATAAAGCGCTCGGTATCCATGAGCAAGCCCTGGGTTTTCGCGCCCAGCGCGCCGAAGTACTGGCGAACAATATCGCCAACGCCGACACCCCGAACTACAAAGCCCGGGATCTGGATTTTGCTTCTGTGCTTGCCGCGCAGAACGATAAAAACCAGAACGGCAGTTTTGCCCTGAACAAGACCAATACCCGCCATATCGAAGCCCAAGGCCTGAGCGGCAGCGATGAGTCGTTGCTGTATCGCACGCCGATGCAACCCTCGATTGACCAAAACACCGTGGACGCCCAGCTGGAACAGTCCAGTTACGCAGAGAATGCGGTCAACTTCCAGGCCAGCTTCACCCTGCTCAACAGCAAATTCAAAGGGCTTATGTCAGCCCTGCGCGGGGAGTAA
- a CDS encoding flagella synthesis protein FlgN, protein MHDTQLLQLINDDLAPAEQLLGLLQDEHIALKGRDMQVLEKILARKQSLIILLEQHGRRRSEILAGLGLTTNRSGLESLASHSSVGQQLLSQSDALNHLLAQCQAANVLNGQSIQTQQAITANQLRILHGGEAPTLYDARGSTSMLSKPRAYSQV, encoded by the coding sequence ATGCACGACACCCAATTACTGCAATTGATCAACGACGACCTGGCACCGGCCGAGCAACTGCTTGGCCTGCTGCAGGACGAGCACATCGCCCTCAAGGGCCGCGACATGCAGGTGCTGGAAAAGATTCTGGCGCGTAAACAATCGTTGATCATTTTGCTTGAGCAACATGGCCGCAGACGCAGCGAGATTCTGGCGGGCCTCGGCCTGACCACCAACCGCAGCGGCCTCGAAAGCCTTGCCAGCCACTCAAGCGTGGGTCAGCAGTTGCTCAGCCAGAGCGATGCCCTGAATCACCTGCTGGCTCAATGCCAAGCCGCCAACGTGCTGAACGGGCAATCGATCCAGACCCAGCAGGCAATCACTGCCAATCAGTTGCGCATCCTGCATGGCGGCGAAGCCCCGACGCTGTATGACGCACGAGGCTCGACGTCGATGCTCAGCAAACCTCGCGCCTATAGCCAGGTTTGA
- the flgA gene encoding flagellar basal body P-ring formation chaperone FlgA yields the protein MNAKTTKSCHWPLMHSVYRGLGIVTAAGLLGAGTQAHADAFTSPDQLIGVTQGFLEFAVEDYLATRQTEGRYEIQVNTLDPRLRLAHCDKELTASLESPAQPMGRVTVRIRCDGLSPWTIFVPAQVKLFREVVTVAHPLKRGMLIDYADVTLRERDISQINQGYLTAVELAVGQKLLRPMVTDQVLTLTHLEQAAAVRKGDQVVINARSGTLSVKMPGEALSDGGLSEQIRVRNLNSKRVIRARIIAPGQVEVAL from the coding sequence ATGAACGCAAAAACGACAAAATCCTGCCACTGGCCACTCATGCACTCTGTGTACCGTGGCCTGGGCATCGTGACGGCTGCGGGCCTGTTGGGCGCTGGCACTCAGGCCCACGCCGACGCTTTTACATCGCCTGATCAGCTTATCGGCGTGACCCAGGGCTTTCTTGAATTTGCCGTCGAAGACTATCTCGCCACTCGTCAGACAGAAGGCCGCTACGAGATACAGGTCAACACTCTGGACCCGCGCCTGCGCCTGGCCCACTGCGACAAGGAATTGACAGCCAGCCTCGAAAGTCCGGCGCAACCCATGGGTCGCGTGACCGTACGCATCCGCTGTGACGGCCTCTCGCCCTGGACCATCTTCGTGCCGGCCCAGGTCAAACTGTTCCGCGAGGTGGTCACGGTGGCCCACCCGCTCAAGCGCGGCATGTTGATCGACTACGCCGATGTCACCCTGCGCGAGCGGGATATCAGCCAGATCAATCAGGGGTATTTGACTGCCGTCGAGCTGGCGGTGGGGCAAAAACTGTTGCGGCCCATGGTGACCGATCAGGTCTTGACCCTCACCCACCTGGAACAGGCAGCGGCCGTACGCAAGGGCGATCAGGTCGTGATCAATGCCCGCAGCGGCACGTTAAGTGTCAAAATGCCCGGCGAAGCCCTGTCCGATGGCGGCCTCAGCGAGCAGATCCGGGTTCGTAACCTGAACTCCAAACGCGTGATCCGGGCGCGAATCATCGCACCGGGGCAAGTTGAGGTAGCCTTGTAG
- a CDS encoding chemotaxis protein CheV, which yields MAGVMDAVNQRTQLVGQNRLELLLFRLDGPQLYGINVFKVREVLQCPTLTVMPKSNPVVCGVASIRGTTIPILDLAMATGFGALKDQSNPFVIITEYNTRTQGFLVRSVERIVNMNWEDIHPPPKGTGRDHYLTAVTRMDDQLVEIIDVEKVLAEVSPSSETISQGVVDVDIQSKAIALRVLTVDDSSVARKQVSRCLQTVGVEVVSLNDGRQALNYLRKLVEEGKDPSEEFLMMISDIEMPEMDGYTLTAEIRNDPRMHNLHIILHTSLSGVFNQAMVKKVGADDFLAKFRPDDLASRVVDRIKASDLS from the coding sequence ATGGCTGGGGTGATGGATGCGGTTAACCAGCGCACTCAACTGGTGGGTCAAAACCGCCTGGAGCTGTTGTTGTTTCGTCTGGATGGGCCGCAGCTTTACGGGATCAACGTATTCAAGGTGCGGGAGGTGCTGCAGTGCCCGACATTGACGGTCATGCCCAAGTCCAATCCGGTGGTGTGTGGCGTGGCGAGTATTCGCGGAACGACCATTCCGATTCTTGATCTGGCCATGGCCACCGGGTTCGGTGCGTTGAAAGACCAGAGCAACCCGTTCGTTATCATCACGGAGTACAACACCCGGACCCAGGGGTTTCTGGTTCGATCGGTCGAACGGATCGTCAATATGAACTGGGAGGATATTCATCCGCCACCCAAGGGCACCGGGCGCGACCATTACCTGACGGCGGTGACCCGGATGGACGATCAACTGGTCGAGATCATCGATGTTGAAAAGGTTCTGGCTGAGGTTTCACCCTCGTCTGAAACCATTTCCCAAGGAGTGGTGGATGTCGATATCCAGAGCAAGGCGATCGCATTGCGGGTGCTGACGGTCGACGATTCGTCGGTGGCGCGCAAACAGGTGAGCCGTTGCCTGCAAACGGTGGGTGTTGAGGTGGTGTCGCTCAACGACGGACGCCAGGCCTTGAACTACTTGCGCAAGCTGGTAGAAGAGGGCAAGGATCCGTCTGAGGAATTCTTGATGATGATCTCGGACATCGAAATGCCGGAAATGGACGGCTATACCTTGACTGCCGAGATCCGGAACGATCCACGCATGCACAACCTGCACATCATTCTGCATACTTCGTTGTCCGGGGTCTTCAATCAGGCAATGGTCAAAAAAGTCGGTGCCGATGACTTTTTGGCCAAGTTTCGACCTGATGACCTGGCATCCCGGGTAGTTGACCGGATCAAAGCATCAGACCTTAGCTAG
- a CDS encoding flagellar hook assembly protein FlgD — MSVTDSTSGPTLNQVLANSAQAKTTDTSLAAASKAVSGSGSALGKDAFLQLLVTQLKNQNPLDPQDNTAFVAQLAQFSSLEGITTLNDSVNAISGNFQSSQALQASSLVGRSVIVQTGEAYVDPTSDKPFNGTVVVADADSRPVISITNADGEVVRTLELGTQKAGSVDFTWDGMDDDGLLLDKGNYTFTASSKTDTGTTALTTYLPATVNSVTLSKTGGEIMLNLAGLGSIGISKVQTIGL, encoded by the coding sequence ATGAGTGTGACCGATTCCACCAGCGGCCCGACCTTGAATCAGGTGCTCGCCAACTCTGCCCAGGCCAAGACCACAGACACCAGTCTGGCCGCTGCTTCCAAAGCGGTTTCCGGCAGCGGTTCGGCGCTGGGCAAGGACGCGTTCCTGCAATTGCTGGTCACCCAGCTGAAAAACCAGAACCCGCTGGATCCGCAGGACAACACCGCATTCGTGGCACAGCTGGCACAGTTCAGCAGCCTGGAAGGGATCACGACGCTGAACGATTCGGTCAACGCCATTTCCGGCAACTTCCAGTCTTCGCAGGCCTTGCAGGCCTCGTCGCTGGTGGGCCGCTCGGTGATCGTGCAAACCGGCGAAGCCTACGTCGACCCCACGAGCGACAAACCTTTCAATGGCACGGTCGTGGTGGCAGACGCGGACTCCAGGCCGGTCATCAGCATTACCAACGCTGACGGCGAAGTGGTCAGGACCCTTGAGCTGGGCACGCAAAAAGCCGGCAGTGTGGACTTCACCTGGGATGGCATGGACGACGATGGCCTGTTGCTGGACAAGGGCAACTACACCTTTACCGCCTCGAGCAAAACCGACACCGGCACCACGGCGCTGACGACTTACCTGCCAGCCACGGTAAACAGCGTGACCCTGAGCAAGACCGGTGGCGAGATCATGCTCAACCTCGCGGGTCTGGGCAGCATTGGTATTTCCAAAGTCCAGACCATTGGCCTCTAA
- the flgE gene encoding flagellar hook protein FlgE codes for MSFNIGLSGLYAANKQLDVTGNNIANVATTGFKASRAEFADVYSASKLGVGSKTIGSGVNLANVSQNFGQGAINNTGNLLDMGIQGSGFFVLSDNGSLSYTRAGTFKSDKDGYVTSTDGTSRLQGYGVDANGKIVNGELTDLRIDTSNLAPKASSSVDSTINLNSNSEVIDQTLNPFNPAELSSYSKKFNTIVYDTQGNPHPMDQYMVKTDSNTWKTYTLIDGRNPDGSPVTGENAKTPIASILEFDSAGALSSVSTPSPVAGEDPIVSSTLTVADWMPGATVNGQWVSNGAAANGTGIGIDMTKTTQYNTDTSRNPPTQDGYATGQINNLTIDGSGVMFANFSNNQSRAIGQISLASFTNEQGLQPAGGTAWKETYASGQAGYDVPKIGSLGAIASNSLEDSNVNLTNELVDLIKAQSNYQANAKTISTQSTIMQTIIQMT; via the coding sequence ATGTCATTCAATATCGGCCTTAGCGGCCTCTATGCGGCGAACAAACAACTCGACGTTACCGGCAACAACATCGCCAACGTCGCGACCACCGGCTTCAAGGCATCCCGCGCAGAGTTCGCCGATGTCTACTCGGCCAGCAAGCTGGGCGTGGGCAGCAAGACCATTGGCAGTGGCGTCAACCTGGCCAACGTGTCGCAAAATTTTGGCCAGGGTGCGATCAACAACACCGGCAACCTGCTGGACATGGGCATTCAAGGCAGCGGGTTCTTCGTCCTGAGCGACAACGGCTCCCTCAGCTACACCCGCGCCGGTACATTCAAGTCTGACAAAGATGGCTACGTGACCAGTACCGACGGCACTTCGCGCTTGCAAGGCTACGGCGTGGATGCGAACGGCAAGATCGTCAACGGCGAACTGACGGACTTGCGTATCGACACCTCTAACCTTGCGCCCAAGGCGAGCAGTTCAGTTGACTCGACGATCAACCTCAATTCCAATTCTGAAGTGATCGATCAGACGCTTAACCCTTTTAATCCTGCCGAGCTCTCCAGCTACAGTAAAAAATTCAACACCATCGTCTACGACACCCAGGGCAACCCGCACCCGATGGATCAGTACATGGTGAAAACCGATTCCAATACCTGGAAAACCTACACCTTGATCGACGGACGCAATCCGGATGGCTCTCCGGTGACCGGTGAAAATGCCAAGACTCCGATCGCTTCGATCCTGGAGTTTGATTCGGCCGGTGCGCTGTCGAGCGTCTCGACGCCAAGTCCGGTTGCCGGCGAGGACCCCATTGTCAGCAGCACCCTGACTGTGGCGGACTGGATGCCGGGCGCTACGGTCAACGGCCAGTGGGTCTCCAACGGAGCAGCGGCCAACGGGACCGGGATTGGCATCGACATGACCAAAACCACCCAGTACAACACCGACACCTCGCGTAACCCGCCGACTCAGGACGGCTACGCCACTGGCCAGATCAACAATCTGACCATCGACGGTTCAGGGGTGATGTTCGCCAACTTCAGCAACAACCAAAGCCGCGCCATTGGCCAGATATCCCTGGCCAGTTTCACCAATGAGCAAGGTTTGCAGCCGGCGGGCGGCACCGCCTGGAAAGAAACCTACGCCTCGGGCCAGGCCGGTTATGACGTGCCCAAGATCGGCTCGCTGGGCGCCATTGCCTCGAACTCGCTGGAAGACTCCAACGTCAACCTGACCAATGAGCTGGTTGACCTGATCAAGGCGCAGAGCAACTACCAGGCCAACGCCAAAACCATTTCGACCCAAAGCACCATCATGCAGACCATCATTCAGATGACCTGA
- the flgC gene encoding flagellar basal body rod protein FlgC, with product MSLASVFNIAGSAMSAQTTRLNTVASNIANAETVSSSIDQTYRARHPVFATMFQGAQSATGESLFQNQDAAGQGVQVLGVVEDQSTLEARYEPNHPSADAKGYVYYPNVNVVEEMADMISASRSFQTNAEMMNTAKTMMQKVLTLGQ from the coding sequence ATGTCTCTAGCCAGTGTGTTCAATATTGCCGGTAGCGCCATGAGTGCTCAGACCACGCGTCTGAATACCGTTGCCAGCAACATCGCCAACGCCGAAACCGTGTCTTCGAGCATTGACCAGACGTACCGTGCGCGTCACCCGGTGTTTGCCACGATGTTCCAGGGGGCGCAAAGCGCAACCGGAGAGTCGCTGTTCCAGAACCAGGACGCTGCCGGCCAAGGCGTGCAGGTTCTGGGGGTGGTCGAAGACCAGAGCACCCTTGAAGCCCGTTACGAGCCTAACCATCCTTCTGCCGACGCCAAGGGCTATGTGTATTACCCCAACGTCAATGTGGTGGAAGAAATGGCCGACATGATTTCCGCCAGTCGTTCGTTCCAGACCAACGCTGAAATGATGAACACCGCCAAAACCATGATGCAGAAGGTCCTGACCCTCGGTCAGTGA